The window TATTCGCCTGCTGGCTCTGTATCATGCGGCGCCCTTATCGCCAATTCCTCGGACGTATCGTGCCGCCCTCGCTGATCCCAATTGGCGTGCTGCAATGGAAGCTGAGTACTCTGCCCCCCTGTCTAATAATACATGGGATCTTCTTCCTCGACCATCTCAGTGTAATGTTGTCACCGGCAAGTGGATTTTCAAACATAAATTCAAGACCGATGGATCTTTTGAGCACTATAAAGCTCGTTGGGTACTTCGTGGATTCACTCAGCGTCCTGGAATTGATTTTGCTGAAACCTTCAGTCCGGTGGTCAAGCCTGCTACAGTTCGGACGGTTCTATCTCTGGCTCTATCACGCTCCTGGCCTGTTCATTAGCTTGATGTCAACAATGCTTTCTTGCAAGGCAATCTGTCTGAGACGGTCTATTGCGCTCAGCCTTCTGGATTCGAGGACTCCGCACATCCAGATTATGTGTGCCAGCTTAATCGCTCACTTTATGGTCTTCAGCAGGCGCCTCGTGCATGGTACAGCCGGTTTGCTTCACATCTTCTGCAGCTTGGTTTTGTCGAAGCTAAGTCAGACACTTCTTTGTTCATCTACCATCGTGGCGAAGATGTGGTCTATCTTTTGctgtatgttgatgatattgtcttGATGGCTTCCTCCGCTGATCTTCTGAGACGCACCATCACCTCTCTCCAACAGGAATTCTCACTGAAGGACCTTGGCGCCCTTCATCAGTTCCTTGGCATGCAGGTTCAACGAGTGGGTTCAGATCTCTTTCTATCTCAACGGCAGTACATGATTGAGATCCTTGAGCGGGCTGGCATGGCAGATTGCAAATCTCTTTTCTATCTCAACGGCAGTACATGATTGAGATCCTTGAGCGGGCTGGCATGGCAGATTGCAAGCCCTGTGCGACTCCTGTAGACCTGAATCCCAAGTTGTCAGCTGATGGTGCTCCTGTTTCAGATCCCACCGATTTTCGCAGTCTTGCTGGTGCCCTCCAGTATCTTACTTTCACCAGGCCAGATATCTCTTATGCAGTTCAGCAAgtctgtcttcacatgcatgatccccgggagccTCATCTCACTGCTCTGAAGCGCATTCTGCgttacgtccgtggcacattaCATATGGGTTTGTTCCTGCGCCCCTCTTCTCAGTTAGATTTGGTGGTCTACTTtgatgctgattgggctggcTGTCCAGATACACGCAAGTCTACCTCAGGCTATGCGGTTTTCCTTGGTGATAATCtgatctcctggtcgtccaagcgtcAGAACACTGTTTCTCGCTCCAGTGCAGAGGCTGAGTATCGAGCTGTTGCTAATGCAGTTGCTGAAGCCACCTGGTTACGCCAACTCCTGTCTGAGCTGCACACTCCTTTGCGCAAGATAACCTTGGTGTACTGCGACAACATCAGTGCTGTCGATATGTCCTCCAATACCGTTCAGCATCAGCGCACCAAACATGTGGAGATCGATCTTCATTTCGTTCGGGAGCGTGTTGCACTTGGTGATGTGCTTGTTCTTCATGTCCCGACGACATCTCAAttcgccgacatcttcaccaaggggttgCCTTCATCCGTCTTCACGGAGTTTAGGTCCAGTCTTAATGTTCGGTCACCCGACGATTTGACTGCGGGACCGTGTTAGACAGATTCTGTATATACTTGTGTGTGGGTCCTGCGCTAGGCATGTATAAGCCGGCCGGCCCTGTGTTTGGTTAGGGAGATATGGTTAGTTAGAGTCCTGAGTAGATTTGGTTTCGGGGTTTCCTTTAGCCCCAAGCTAGAGATATGGTTAGTTAGAGTCCTGAGTAGATTTGGTTTCGGGGTTTCCTTTAGCCCCAAGCTATTCTCAGCCCTATATATGTAACATGTGTATCTCCTAATTAATCAAGCAATTATTCCACACAAATTACATCTCTTTCACCTCAGAATCAAGAGAATATATTGATGCCTGTATTTTATTGTTTTCAGTGACATTTTTAGTCTCTGCGCCAGATGCCCCCACAAACCCCAACCTCTCTGAGACATGGCATCTACTACTCACAAGAATACCTCCTCTTCCATTTTGGCTTGCGGTAACAGCACTACTTGATTTCAAGTCAGGCAAGAGAAGCAAGTTTGGCCCAACATGTGAAGGACCTAAGGCTCTGATTCTGTGAAGGTACCCAACCAATGTTTTTCTATATCTCTCAAGCTTCTCCTTTTCCACTTGCTCAGAGATCGCTTCCAATTCACAGTCAATGGCACTGATCAAGCGGTGCCTAAGCATTGCTGTTGAATTACCACCATCCTGAGTAAACTGTGAACTTTCCCCATCAATTATCTTACCAAGTAATTCTTCACTTTCTGCAAGGACCTTAGTCAGTGCATCGGGTAGCCTGATGACTTGAACTCTCACGGTGAATCTCCCATTCAGAGTGGTCCTCTCAGCAAACCCCTGTTGAGCCTTCATGCTTCCCCTTGAACTAACACTTTCTCCTTGGATGCTCTCCTTGAATGAAACTAATGGCTTTGAGACCTCCAGCTGGACCTTCGCGAACCTCTCCTCCAAATCTTTGATGCAGCGCTCCAAATGCACCTCGCCAGCTGCAGCAAGGACATGCTCGCCCCTCCGAGGGACCGTGTACACAAGCAATGGATCTGCCTGGTTAAGAAGCTTCAGTCCTTTCAGAAGGGCTCCCAGATCAGCAGGGTTTGAGGGCTCAACGGCGACCTTGAGCGTCGGCGACACCTGAAACGTCATGCTCGAGAATGGCCAACAATTCCTGGTCGACGACAGTGTTGCACTCTTCAGCACGTGCTGTCCAAGCCCCTGGATTGCGAGAACATTGCCGGCAGCCGCACTGTCAACCGGTACCAGGTCCTGCCCAAGCATCTCGTACAGGCACTGCAACTCCACCTCCTGCACATGCTGGCCCGACGCCTCATCCCCTTTTACCGGATCATACAACGGCGACAGGACGAACACCTTCTGCCCTGCACGAAGCACCCCACTGAAGACCCTCGCGAACGCCAGGAAGCACTCCTCCTCCGACTCCGGCTCACTGTGCCCATGGTTGCGGTTCATCAGCTCCCCGTTCAGCCTCTTGGACGGCAGCATCAAGTATGGCACTGCAAACATCTTGGACACGAATGCCACCACTGGCGCGCTTGCGCTCGTGCTGCAGGTCGCCACACAGCTCCTCACAAGCGCCGTCTCGGCGACGATGCTGGCGCGACCGCCGGCAGCAACCCTCCTCTCCGGCATAAGCCTTGGCACTCTGAACGCCTGGGCGGCGACGGGGTCGGGCGTGCACTCGACGAGCATCTCCATGACCGACTCCGCGAGCGGCAGCCACGCCCTCAGCACGGCGTGCAGCGAGACCTTGGGGTCATTACTGCGCAGCTCCCGTGGCGACACCTTCAGATTGAAGACGGAGACGACGTTGTTGTGCATCCACTCTGCGCCATTCGGCATCAGGCCCCTCTGGTACACCTTCCACAACGGCTTGAGCACGTTCTGCGCGAACGCGGGCTGCTGGTCCGCGCCGCTGCCCGTGGACTCCTTCCTCAGAGGCAGAATCGCCTTCTTCTCCTTGTCGACGTAGTACGGGCCCCAGAAACCCCTGAGCAGCGTGGCCTTGCTAGCGCCGGTTTTCTGGGCGTACAGGTCGGCGAAGCGGTGGATGCGGAAGCCCCAGCCGTCGCGGGCGCAGGCGAAGACGACGTTGCCCTTGTGGGGATGGAAGGCGTCGCCCTCGTCCTCGTCTTCGTCCACACCGCCGCCTGCGCGGCGGCCGTTGTCGCcctggaggagggaggagaagtAGGATCCGGAGCGGAGCGCAGCGCGGAGTAGATGGAGTTGACCTCGGCGAGGACGAggatgcggcggaggcgcgcgTAGGCGTCCTCGGGCGAGAGGAGCAGGTCGGTGATGAGGCGGTCGAGCTTGTTGAGGACGAGGCAGGGGCGCAGGCGCTCGACGAACGCCTGGCGCAGCGCGGCGTGGGTCTGGACGCGGACGCCCttggcggcgtcgacgacgatGAGCGCCGAGTCCGagagccgcgcggcggcggagacctCGGAGCAGAAGTCGGCGTGGCCCGGGGAGTCGATCAGGTGCACGCAGTGGACGCCCGCGGGGTGCGCGTGCCGCAGCGCCACGGAGGAGGACTTCATGGTGATGGCGCGCCGCTGCTCGTCCGGCAGGTGGTCCATGAACCGGGCGCTGCCGGCCAGCCTCGGGTGGAGGAgcccgctgccgccggaggCCACCAGGTGGTCCGCGAGGGAGGTCTTGCCGTGGTCCACGTGCGCTAGGATGCAAGTGTTGCGCACGAGGCGGGGGTCGgccgccgaagccgccgccggcaccggcaTCGCGCCGCGGCGGTTAGGGCGAAATCCGCCGCCGAACTGTACGGCGCGTGTGGCCGCGTGGGGTCAGGCCGTCAGGGTGAGGCGTTGGTGTTGGGTGGGCCACTGGAGACTGAATTGGACTGGACTGGTAGAGCGATTCAGCGCTGCTGCGCTGGACATCGACTTTGTACATTTGTAAAGAAAAAACTGCGTAATTTTACATAATCTGTAAACAGCAGTACGATGTAAACGATTTTTGGATAGGACTCGCTGTTTAACAAAACTAAGAAGTAATAAAGTTTCAAATCACCATAAAACAGATTCTCTGACATATGCTTAACAATATCTACTTTTCAGTAGCTCAAATGACATGTTGGTAATTTTTGCTAGATCCAGCATTCTTAGATACGACTCTAGTGAAAAATTTACTGTTTTACCATGTTTCTGCAATTTCTATGATTTAAAAATTgaaaataattttataaaacCTAGAGATTATTTTACTGGTGGGAAGATACCAAAAAAATCACGAAAAAAATCTTTATGTTATCGTTTTCTTTGTTAAAACATATACTGATGTGTTTGAATATAATTAGACTGTAGAGCTAACTGCAGACGATGGAAGGGCTAAGAAACTAAACAAAATTCATTTTGAGGCCAAATAGCCAAGTTCAAAAGAAAAAGGGTCAAAAAAACTAGCACAAGTTTTTTAGAACCAAAAAATAATTCTCTCAATAGGAATTGCACCAGCATCGGGTAATATATGGGGGACTCGAACTCTATTATAAGCGCAACTGGTTGAACTTTGCAACAATCAACTATGCTAACGAAATTAATTTAGCCGTATTGTAAATATAAAAGCTATGTGCTTCATAACATAGAGACTAACATGTATGTGGTCTATAAAAATAAGTTGAAGTTACTAAGTCCAATGTGTTGGGTACAAATTTAAGGGAATGAAATCCtaacgaggtggtggtggagagTTGATGGTACAACACCAATTTTTAAGGTTTGCTGTGATTTATGGAAGGACTTTCTAATGGCCACGAATGAGCGCTGTGACAGGGAAGCGAATCAAGTTGTTCATGAGCTAGCTCT is drawn from Panicum virgatum strain AP13 chromosome 1N, P.virgatum_v5, whole genome shotgun sequence and contains these coding sequences:
- the LOC120653552 gene encoding LOW QUALITY PROTEIN: elongation factor 2-like (The sequence of the model RefSeq protein was modified relative to this genomic sequence to represent the inferred CDS: inserted 1 base in 1 codon; deleted 2 bases in 1 codon), with the protein product MPVPAAASAADPRLVRNTCILAHVDHGKTSLADHLVASGGSGLLHPRLAGSARFMDHLPDEQRRAITMKSSSVALRHAHPAGVHCVHLIDSPGHADFCSEVSAAARLSDSALIVVDAAKGVRVQTHAALRQAFVERLRPCLVLNKLDRLITDLLLSPEDAYARLRRILVLAEVNSIYSAALRSGSYFSSLLQGDNGRRAGGGVDEDEDEGDAFHPHKGNVVFACARDGWGFRIHRFADLYAQKTGASKATLLRGFWGPYYVDKEKKAILPLRKESTGSGADQQPAFAQNVLKPLWKVYQRGLMPNGAEWMHNNVVSVFNLKVSPRELRSNDPKVSLHAVLRAWLPLAESVMEMLVECTPDPVAAQAFRVPRLMPERRVAAGGRASIVAETALVRSCVATCSTSASAPVVAFVSKMFAVPYLMLPSKRLNGELMNRNHGHSEPESEEECFLAFARVFSGVLRAGQKVFVLSPLYDPVKGDEASGQHVQEVELQCLYEMLGQDLVPVDSAAAGNVLAIQGLGQHVLKSATLSSTRNCWPFSSMTFQVSPTLKVAVEPSNPADLGALLKGLKLLNQADPLLVYTVPRRGEHVLAAAGEVHLERCIKDLEERFAKVQLEVSKPLVSFKESIQGESVSSRGSMKAQQGFAERTTLNGRFTVRVQVIRLPDALTKVLAESEELLGKIIDGESSQFTQDGGNSTAMLRHRLISAIDCELEAISEQVEKEKLERYRKTLVGYLHRIRALGPSHVGPNLLLLPDLKSSSAVTASQNGRGGILVSSRCHVSERLGFVGASGAETKNVTENNKIQASIYSLDSEEQTHIDRTALRNSIVSGFQFATNAGPICDEPMMGVAFVVEPYIFVNDDDVPTHSDDNIFTGQVITAVKEACREAVLQNKPRLVEPMYFCELTTPTEQLGAAFAVLGDCRAKVLKEEMQEGTSLFTVHAHLPITESSEFAEKLRKRTSGAASAHLAFSHWECISQDPFFTPKTQEEIEEFGDGSSIGPNXGLHVKEKVVEYGTKQRTLARKV